CATCTGCCGCAATCGACTGGAGGGGGGGTAGGGGATGCACAAATGTGCAGTTTTACTGCTCGCCTCATCTTTCTAAACCCAAAAAGGCTAAAATGCTgaagaaaatcaataaaatttaaatgtccCAGAAGGCTGTGTtactatttctgttattaagaATAACAAAGATTGCTCAGTCGAAATTCAGTGGGAAACCTACCATTGTTAGCATTGTTACCATAGTCTTGCAGTGCCTGCTCTCTGTAGATGGCAGTTGTTTTATCTGTTATGTGTGCTTCCCTTTCTGGTTTCAGAGCTGTGATAGGACCCCCAGGGAGAATGGATGGGTTTTCTCTGAGCCTTACAGAGGCAGTGTGCCTTGGGGCCAGCTTAGGCCTCTCAGGCGTCTTCTTCTATCTACACAAACAAAGCCGGAAAACTGTCAAAAAACTTGAAGTTagtgtttccttttctttcttcttttttttttaaagaaacatacTTTAGTAGTATTAGTGGAAAGTCTGACCGCTCATGCTTTAAGAGTGTTTTGAACCTTTGTTGATTGCAAATGATCCAGGTTGTCTGATGCTGTCTGTTGTCAGAAAGTCATCACATGCAATCTTGACAagcttaaaagaaaatataatctTTATGACTACCGTAGGCATGTTGAGCATAACAGtaggtaatatatatatataaaaaaaaaactatagaaaaaagtaaaaaataaaataaaaagaatatacTTTTGCTGAGACGGTTGAAAGTACAGCCTTGTTTGGGAACTTGCACTTGTTAGCAGTTTTTCTGTAGAGCATATTTTaccagtttgtttgtctttttttttcagaacgcTCCACACCTGAGTATAGATGGAAAACTCAAAGACCTTTTGAACGTCACTCCTGGGGGCTGCCTGCAGTATGTTGTGGTTGAAGGTAATAACTCGCCCGTTTTGATACAGACAGGAGGtgaatgctttgttttagtGCAGTGGACGACATTTATGGCTCATATTCTTTGCTCCTGGGTgtgtttatatacatatagGTACGGTTAAACCAGTGGACGAGCCTCTGAAGAGCCAGTTTCACAAAGAGATTTCTGGCGTGTTGCAAAAATTTACAATAAAGGAGCACAGGCTGGTGTGGAGCAACATTTCCCGCACATGGTGAGAGTCAGCCTCCAATGGAAGGTCTTAGTAGGGTATcaattttcaaaatgtgtcttcatatgtattttttatttattttttttggaaaagatatgagtttattaaatttgtaaatcagaggtaaaagcacacaTGGCAACATTGAAAGAACTGCAGTTTTAAACACTAGATGACAGTCTCACACGGAGCTACATGTTGAAACTCCTGAGGCTTTGACTTCAGATAGACAATTTGAAGAAGGAGGGAGACCAGAAGGAATGAGAGGTTTCCCACCAAAAGTTAAAGGAATcccccacaaacacacacataagaaaaaaaagcagttgaGGAAGCTGACAGGACAGTCGTGTGAATGATGAATGGTGCACGTGTAATGCATGGAGCTCTGAGAACCTGATATTCTAGCCAGACAatgcttgtgttttaaaatgtttattttatatgtatttatataatatattccgtcatttaaataaacaatgggGTTATATTAAATGTACCTTCGGACCAGCTTTCCTGTGACTGCTAAAGAAAGGTATCCCCAcgtcatgatgctgccacatcCATGGTTGCTGCGTCCCCCTACGTATTTTCATATTCCCCCTTTTCATATTCTCACATACAGCAGTGGTTAGTATCTAGCTGCACttactcagattttttttacttgagtagaaaaatttacttttaggagtaATTATATTGGACCTTACGTTTTAGTTTTACAGGAGTGACATTATTTTGAAGTAATATTACCAGCTGCTCTACTCACCTACACTTCACTGAATGaagaagaaacacattttaacaaaataaaatgcagacagGCCCACAAACATACCTACATAACTTACGACATCATAAATTGAGACTTCACTGTCGTAATGTTATCACGCTGTGTTACCTGCAGGTCCAGTGAATATACAGTAAATACTATATGTGGTCACTGGAGGAACTTTGCATTGTTCAAAACATATGCGTTATTTAGGATTGGTATCAAAAGCGTTATGTTGTggacaaaacatattttattttttcacataagCTTAGTATTTTTGTGCAAATTAGCAAATTGTATCAGATGTTACTAGTACTTCAGTTTTACCAAATACTTTATTACTCTTCAATGATTTCTTTGGATGACTGCTTTTTACTTataattcatatatatatatatatatatatatatatatatatatatatatatatatatatatatatatatatatatatatatatatatatatatatatatatattctcccaAAACATTGTAACAACATTTACAGGATGATATCAGAAATTCAGCCAGCACaaattattagaaatatttaaaaaacctAACAGCTAAGGGAATAAAAGACCTCAGGTATCGGTTAGGTCTTGCTTTATGGGTATAAGTAAACCTTAGGAGCCTAAACTAAGGATCCTTAAGGATTTATGTTGCACTCTTTGTAACTGTTGTTCTGAAGACCAGATTAAGGTCTTGAAGTTTTCATCTATGATGCAACAAAAAAGCATGGAGAAGCATGGAGAAAGGAACGTTGCAACGTTttgaaatacttttgcaaggcacagtatTTAAGTGCTTTGTTAGGCCTGACCTTGCACTTGTAAGCTCATTGATATCAATGATATCATCatgcatttttaaatctttgttcaTATATCTAGTTTATTGTAACCCACGTGACCGCCACGCCCCAACCACCTTCCCTTTAAGCCGTCCCTTTAACAGCTGGGAACCTCATGTGTATTTCCGGGTTTTCCACTGTGCTGCTGCTCACTGTTGGTTGTGGCGTCGGTTGTTAACAAAACAATCTCAAATCTCCAAATCGACTCATCGCTGAACAAATTCATCCCTAAAATTCGAGGATCTGCGGTTGGGCTTTGTTGATGCCTGATTTACCTTCTGATGAGAACAAGTAACATCCACTTCCTCAGACAATCCGTTACTCGAcggtcaggttttttttcctcccccttcaACGGAGGATGGCGAGCTACCCACACACCACCTGGTGGTAGGAAAAGAGACACTTTCCACataggaaacaaaataaactctAAGGGAGTATCTAAAAGGAAAGAACAATTCTCCCGTTGCTCTTGGACTTTTGAACTACATTTAGTTTtgaagtattattattttttcgattgggttgggtttttcccccgtctttgtttcttttgaacaatttactttttgtttagtttttgttagtattattattattattattattattattattattattgtcattattattatcattattatttctaCTGCAATAAATAGCAATACAAACAAAGCTCTTTGCATCAGTTGCATCAATTATCCACCCAATCACGACTCCATGCCGTACCTATTTCTGATTTTATAAAGTGGTTAACACTAAGCCCTGCAGTCAGACCTGCGCACTTAATAAGAGCGTTACATTATTTTTTGCTAAAGAGAGCCgcttcctctccctctctgtttTGTTACAGGATGGAATCAGAACGCATCTTACACCAAAGAGTGAATATGGTGCCCTTTGTTCTGGTTGGATCAGACCAGGCTGCCGTCAAAGTCCAGTCCCCTCTGCAAGCGGATGGCGTGTACACAGAGATTACCAATGAGAAATTTCATCTGGCCAGTTATGGTTTGGGAGAGCTTGTAGGAATTTACCTCAGCGGAGAAAAGTCCAAAGGTCACCTGGAGATTGAAGAAATGCTTAAGGTCAGTGGTTAGATGAATCTAACACGTCTTACATTTAGGAGTTGCATGGTTTTGACGTTTCCTACTAAACCAAATGCAGCTGAAACCAGtagtttacatacactatataaaaatatacataactttttttctccctcactGTCAGACATCAAATCTGAATAAaccttttcttattttaggtctgtgaaaattaccaaaattatttctatttgctaaaagCCAGaataatgtgatttatttttgacaatAATGTATTACTTTCTTcatattcagaagtttacatacactaagaTCACGATGGCTTTAAATGATTTGGGGATGCCCGGCGATGATGTCATGTCTTTGGAagcttctgattggtttattgacaacaattgatttgatttgaaaCACACCTGTGGATGTTTTGAAGGCACACCTAAAACATTCTGCCTCTTTGTGTAACATAATGgggaaagtaaaaacaaaatcagccaATATATCAGGAAGACAATTGTGGACTTGCAGAAGTCTGGTTCAACCTTGGGGGCAACATCTAAATGCCTGAAGGTGCCGCATTCACCTTTTTAAACAATTGTATGCAAGTAAAAACACCACGGGACTGTCCAGCCATCATACTGCTCAGGAAGGAGACGGGGTTTGTGTCTCAGAGATAAACCGTCTTTGGTCTGACGTGTGCATACCAACCCACGAACCAAAGCAgaagaccttgtgaagatggCGGCTAAAGCTGGTAAGTGTGTCAATATCCACAGTGAAACGAGTTCTGTGccaacatgggctgaaaggctgCTCTgccaggaagaagccattactccaatatgaaacacaaaaaagacaaattgcACCTTGCAAATGCAAACAGGGAcaaggaaatacatttttggagaCATGTGGTCTGACGAAACTAGAATTGAACTGTTTGGCCACAATGAACATGGTTACATTTGGAGGATGAAGGGGGAAGATTTCAAGCAAACACCATCGCAATTGTGAAATACAGCGGTGGCAGCATAATGTGGGGCTGTTtggctgcaggagggactggtgcactgcACAGAAATAGACGGCATCATGAGAAAAGAACATTAGGTGGAACttctgaagcaacatctcaaggATTTAGTAGGAAAATGAAAGCTTGGGCGCAGATGGGTCTTCGAAACgaacaatgacccaaagcatacAGCCAAACTAGTTACAAAGTAGCTTAAGGataacaaagtcaatgttttggcATGGtcatcacaaagccctgatctcaatCCTGTTGAAAATGTATGGGCGGAGCTACAAACTTGGCTCAGTTACACTGGTTCTGTCTGGAGGAATGGCCCAAAGTTCCTGCCAACGTTTGTGGAAAGCtaaccaacaaaacatttgaaccGAGTCATACAGTGTAAAGGCAAAGGtaccaaatattaacaaaaattcA
This genomic window from Fundulus heteroclitus isolate FHET01 chromosome 6, MU-UCD_Fhet_4.1, whole genome shotgun sequence contains:
- the mul1a gene encoding mitochondrial ubiquitin ligase activator of nfkb 1-A, producing MDGFSLSLTEAVCLGASLGLSGVFFYLHKQSRKTVKKLENAPHLSIDGKLKDLLNVTPGGCLQYVVVEGTVKPVDEPLKSQFHKEISGVLQKFTIKEHRLVWSNISRTWMESERILHQRVNMVPFVLVGSDQAAVKVQSPLQADGVYTEITNEKFHLASYGLGELVGIYLSGEKSKGHLEIEEMLKVGTTLTGIGELTLDTDGTLTLRPPSDNSPYFLSLADFETLRNETDTIAVWWKVLAVVSALAGTAVLFWAGLRFYRTVQVRWKQEREIREFARQQAEAARLRANRANAEGPQDGANSNHVENVCVICLSEPRDCILLDCAHVCCCYVCFQALPQKTCPICRQNIVRVLPFYQP